The Anastrepha ludens isolate Willacy chromosome 2, idAnaLude1.1, whole genome shotgun sequence genome contains a region encoding:
- the LOC128868756 gene encoding bifunctional methylenetetrahydrofolate dehydrogenase/cyclohydrolase, mitochondrial isoform X3, translating into MRLKICHEAQIIDGKAIADKIKTELKKDIADYIAQGNRAPTLSAILVGSDPASQIYVKNKMLAAKNVGINSNTIELPEITTQEELLNCIKKLNNDTGVDGILVQLPVPNHIDERTICNAVAPSKDVDGFNEINVGRLALDMKSIVPATPLGVYELLRRSEITTFGKNVVVIGRSKNVGMPTAMLLHTDGRHETEGMDATVTICHRNTPPEQLKKHCQGADIIVTAVGKPRLVQRDMVKPGACIIDIGITRIQDQETGKTKLVGDVDFEEVRKVAGHITPVPGGVGPMTVAMLMSNTFTVAKKLAKTRHTNAFNGN; encoded by the exons TCATGAGGCACAAATCATCGATGGTAAGGCAATAGCCGATAAGATTAAAACCGAGCTCAAAAAAGACATCGCCGATTATATCGCGCAAGGGAATCGTGCACCTACGCTCTCCGCCATTTTAGTTGGCAGCGATCCAGCCAGTCAgatatatgtgaaaaataagaTGCTGGCCGCCAAAAACGTTGGCATCAATAGCAACACAATCGAATTGCCCGAAATCACAACACAGGAAGAACTCTTAAATTGCATCAAAAAGTTGAATAATGATACGGGTGTTGATGGCATACTAGTACAATTACCCGTGCCTAATCACATAGACGAACGTACCATTTGTAATGCAGTGGCTCCATCAAAAGACGTTGATGGCTTCAATGAGATCAATGTCGGTCGCTTGGCACTCGACATGAAGAGTATCGTACCGGCAACACCATTAGGTGTGTACGAGTTGTTGCGACGCTCTGAAATAACCACTTTTGGTAAGAATGTAGTGGTGATTGGACGTTCCAAGAATGTTGGCATGCCAACGGCAATGCTCTTACACACAGATGGGCGTCATGAAACGGAGGGCATGGACGCTACTGTAACCATTTGTCATCGCAATACGCCACCCGAGCAACTCAAGAAACATTGTCAGGGGGCAGATATAATAGTCACAGCCGTCGGCAAACCGAGACTTGTGCAGCGTGACATGGTAAAGCCTGGTGCGTGCATTATCGATATTGGTATAACACGCATACAGGATCAAGAGACGGGTAAAACTAAACTTGTCGGTGATGTCGATTTTGAAG AAGTGCGTAAAGTGGCAGGCCACATAACACCAGTACCTGGCGGTGTTGGACCCATGACAGTAGCCATGTTAATGAGCAACACCTTCACGGTTGCCAAGAAACTTGCTAAAACAAGGCATACCAATGCTTTCAACGGCAATTAA
- the LOC128868756 gene encoding bifunctional methylenetetrahydrofolate dehydrogenase/cyclohydrolase, mitochondrial isoform X1 yields MRFILKIHRCVTQSLNQYKNKSVTKSFSYSSHEAQIIDGKAIADKIKTELKKDIADYIAQGNRAPTLSAILVGSDPASQIYVKNKMLAAKNVGINSNTIELPEITTQEELLNCIKKLNNDTGVDGILVQLPVPNHIDERTICNAVAPSKDVDGFNEINVGRLALDMKSIVPATPLGVYELLRRSEITTFGKNVVVIGRSKNVGMPTAMLLHTDGRHETEGMDATVTICHRNTPPEQLKKHCQGADIIVTAVGKPRLVQRDMVKPGACIIDIGITRIQDQETGKTKLVGDVDFEEVRKVAGHITPVPGGVGPMTVAMLMSNTFTVAKKLAKTRHTNAFNGN; encoded by the exons TCATGAGGCACAAATCATCGATGGTAAGGCAATAGCCGATAAGATTAAAACCGAGCTCAAAAAAGACATCGCCGATTATATCGCGCAAGGGAATCGTGCACCTACGCTCTCCGCCATTTTAGTTGGCAGCGATCCAGCCAGTCAgatatatgtgaaaaataagaTGCTGGCCGCCAAAAACGTTGGCATCAATAGCAACACAATCGAATTGCCCGAAATCACAACACAGGAAGAACTCTTAAATTGCATCAAAAAGTTGAATAATGATACGGGTGTTGATGGCATACTAGTACAATTACCCGTGCCTAATCACATAGACGAACGTACCATTTGTAATGCAGTGGCTCCATCAAAAGACGTTGATGGCTTCAATGAGATCAATGTCGGTCGCTTGGCACTCGACATGAAGAGTATCGTACCGGCAACACCATTAGGTGTGTACGAGTTGTTGCGACGCTCTGAAATAACCACTTTTGGTAAGAATGTAGTGGTGATTGGACGTTCCAAGAATGTTGGCATGCCAACGGCAATGCTCTTACACACAGATGGGCGTCATGAAACGGAGGGCATGGACGCTACTGTAACCATTTGTCATCGCAATACGCCACCCGAGCAACTCAAGAAACATTGTCAGGGGGCAGATATAATAGTCACAGCCGTCGGCAAACCGAGACTTGTGCAGCGTGACATGGTAAAGCCTGGTGCGTGCATTATCGATATTGGTATAACACGCATACAGGATCAAGAGACGGGTAAAACTAAACTTGTCGGTGATGTCGATTTTGAAG AAGTGCGTAAAGTGGCAGGCCACATAACACCAGTACCTGGCGGTGTTGGACCCATGACAGTAGCCATGTTAATGAGCAACACCTTCACGGTTGCCAAGAAACTTGCTAAAACAAGGCATACCAATGCTTTCAACGGCAATTAA
- the LOC128868756 gene encoding bifunctional methylenetetrahydrofolate dehydrogenase/cyclohydrolase, mitochondrial isoform X2: MAETKISHEAQIIDGKAIADKIKTELKKDIADYIAQGNRAPTLSAILVGSDPASQIYVKNKMLAAKNVGINSNTIELPEITTQEELLNCIKKLNNDTGVDGILVQLPVPNHIDERTICNAVAPSKDVDGFNEINVGRLALDMKSIVPATPLGVYELLRRSEITTFGKNVVVIGRSKNVGMPTAMLLHTDGRHETEGMDATVTICHRNTPPEQLKKHCQGADIIVTAVGKPRLVQRDMVKPGACIIDIGITRIQDQETGKTKLVGDVDFEEVRKVAGHITPVPGGVGPMTVAMLMSNTFTVAKKLAKTRHTNAFNGN, encoded by the exons TCATGAGGCACAAATCATCGATGGTAAGGCAATAGCCGATAAGATTAAAACCGAGCTCAAAAAAGACATCGCCGATTATATCGCGCAAGGGAATCGTGCACCTACGCTCTCCGCCATTTTAGTTGGCAGCGATCCAGCCAGTCAgatatatgtgaaaaataagaTGCTGGCCGCCAAAAACGTTGGCATCAATAGCAACACAATCGAATTGCCCGAAATCACAACACAGGAAGAACTCTTAAATTGCATCAAAAAGTTGAATAATGATACGGGTGTTGATGGCATACTAGTACAATTACCCGTGCCTAATCACATAGACGAACGTACCATTTGTAATGCAGTGGCTCCATCAAAAGACGTTGATGGCTTCAATGAGATCAATGTCGGTCGCTTGGCACTCGACATGAAGAGTATCGTACCGGCAACACCATTAGGTGTGTACGAGTTGTTGCGACGCTCTGAAATAACCACTTTTGGTAAGAATGTAGTGGTGATTGGACGTTCCAAGAATGTTGGCATGCCAACGGCAATGCTCTTACACACAGATGGGCGTCATGAAACGGAGGGCATGGACGCTACTGTAACCATTTGTCATCGCAATACGCCACCCGAGCAACTCAAGAAACATTGTCAGGGGGCAGATATAATAGTCACAGCCGTCGGCAAACCGAGACTTGTGCAGCGTGACATGGTAAAGCCTGGTGCGTGCATTATCGATATTGGTATAACACGCATACAGGATCAAGAGACGGGTAAAACTAAACTTGTCGGTGATGTCGATTTTGAAG AAGTGCGTAAAGTGGCAGGCCACATAACACCAGTACCTGGCGGTGTTGGACCCATGACAGTAGCCATGTTAATGAGCAACACCTTCACGGTTGCCAAGAAACTTGCTAAAACAAGGCATACCAATGCTTTCAACGGCAATTAA